Proteins encoded in a region of the Pseudomonas sp. GOM7 genome:
- a CDS encoding AraC family transcriptional regulator, translating into MSLNGQNPLPERAVPRLPHLPRPLYARNESLAQAVSTPRHSHPWVQLSYALEGVLHVHSAAGRFVAPPQRAIWIPADLEHEVISSPGTEMRSLYIDCAVSAWAPPRCRVLAINSLTRELIRGFCELPVEYDEQGADGRLAQVLLDQLRAAQEVGLSLPLPQDARLLRLCRALQEQPDDGRSLAQWSQVLGASEKTLSRLFLRETGLTFRAWRQRLRLLHALEPLQRGERVTDVALSCGYDSTSAFIAAFRQQFGATPGEFFRG; encoded by the coding sequence ATGTCGCTTAACGGACAAAATCCGCTGCCCGAACGTGCGGTACCGCGCCTGCCCCATCTGCCCAGGCCGCTCTATGCGCGCAACGAATCCCTGGCACAGGCGGTCAGCACACCGCGCCACAGCCACCCCTGGGTGCAGCTCTCCTATGCCCTGGAAGGGGTGCTGCACGTGCACAGCGCCGCCGGTCGTTTCGTCGCGCCGCCGCAGCGGGCGATCTGGATTCCCGCCGATCTCGAGCACGAAGTGATCAGCTCGCCGGGCACCGAGATGCGCAGCCTGTACATCGACTGCGCCGTCAGCGCCTGGGCACCGCCACGCTGCCGGGTGCTGGCCATCAACAGCCTGACCCGCGAGCTGATCCGAGGCTTCTGCGAGCTGCCGGTGGAATACGACGAGCAGGGCGCCGATGGCCGTCTGGCGCAGGTGCTGCTGGATCAGTTGCGCGCGGCGCAGGAGGTGGGGCTGTCCTTGCCGTTGCCGCAGGACGCGCGCCTGCTGCGCCTGTGCCGTGCTTTGCAAGAGCAACCGGATGACGGCCGCAGCCTGGCGCAGTGGAGCCAGGTGCTCGGTGCCTCGGAGAAGACCCTCAGCCGCCTGTTCCTGCGTGAAACCGGCCTGACCTTCCGCGCCTGGCGCCAGCGTCTGCGCCTCTTGCATGCCCTGGAGCCGCTGCAGCGTGGCGAGCGCGTCACCGACGTGGCCCTGAGCTGCGGCTATGACTCCACCTCGGCCTTTATCGCCGCCTTTCGCCAGCAGTTCGGCGCGACGCCGGGGGAGTTCTTTCGTGGTTGA
- a CDS encoding YheV family putative zinc ribbon protein, which produces MKKRFIAGAVCPACSEQDKIQMWEEDGVPHRECVACGYADTLDANGNSVPKELPTRVNVSGLKPKPADPKVQSVQFFPNPKLKKPSE; this is translated from the coding sequence ATGAAGAAGCGATTCATCGCCGGCGCCGTGTGCCCGGCCTGCAGCGAGCAGGACAAGATCCAGATGTGGGAAGAGGACGGCGTGCCGCACCGCGAATGCGTGGCCTGCGGCTACGCCGATACCCTGGATGCCAACGGCAACTCGGTGCCCAAGGAACTGCCGACACGTGTCAACGTCAGCGGCCTGAAGCCCAAGCCTGCCGATCCCAAGGTGCAGTCGGTGCAGTTCTTCCCCAACCCCAAGCTGAAGAAGCCGAGCGAATAA